One genomic segment of Mastomys coucha isolate ucsf_1 unplaced genomic scaffold, UCSF_Mcou_1 pScaffold22, whole genome shotgun sequence includes these proteins:
- the Piezo1 gene encoding piezo-type mechanosensitive ion channel component 1 isoform X5 → MEPHVLGAGLYWLLLPCTLLAASLLRFNVLSLVYLLFLLLLPWLPGPSRHSIPGHTGRLLRALLCLSLLFLVAHLAFQICLHTVPHLDQLLGQNCSLWAKVSQHIGVTRLDLKDILNTTRLVAPDLGVLVSSSLCLGLCGRLTRKARQSQRTQELQDDDNVDDAPAVGLQGAPALATKRRLWLASRFRVTAHWLLMTSGRMLIIVLLALAGIAHPSAFSSIYLVMFLAICTWWACHFPLSPLGFNTLCVMVSCFGASHLICLYCYQTPFIQDMLPPGSIWARLFGLKNFIDLPNCSSPNTLVLNTTHAWPIYVSPGILLLLYYTATSLLKLHKSRPSELRKETPREDEEHELELDQLEPEPQATGATQGEMPMTTEPDIDNCTVHVLTSQSPIRQRPLRPRLAELKEMSPLHGLGHLIMDQSYVCALIAMMVWSIMYHSWLTFVLLLWACLIWTVRSRHQLAMLCSPCILLYGLTLCCLRYVWAMELPELPTTLGPVSLHQLGLEHTRYPCLDLGAMLLYLLTFWLLLRQFVKEKLLKKKKLPAALLEVTVADTEPTQTQTLLRSLGELVTGIYVKYWIYVCAGMFIVVSFAGRLVVYKIVYMFLFLLCLTLFQVYYTLWRKLLRVFWWLVVAYTMLVLIAVYTFQFQDFPTYWRNLTGFTDEQLGDLGLEQFSVSELFSSILIPGFFLLACILQLHYFHRPFMQLTDLEHVPPPGTRRLRWAHRQDAVSEAPLLQHQEEEEVFRDDGQSMDGPHQATQVPEGTASKWGLVADRLLDLAASFSAVLTRIQVFVRRLLELHIFKLVALYTVWVALKEVSVMNLLLVVLWAFALPYPRFRPMASCLSTVWTCIIIVCKMLYQLKIVNPHEYSSNCTEPFPNNTNLQPLEINQSLLYRGPVDPANWFGVRKGYPNLGYIQNHLQILLLLVFEAVVYRRQEHYRRQHQRAPLPAQAVCVDGTRQRLDQDLLSCLKYFINFFFYKFGLEICFLMAVNVIGQRMNFMVILHGCWLVAILTRRRREAIARLWPNYCLFLTLFLLYQYLLCLGMPPALCIDYPWRWSKAIPMNSALIKWLYLPDFFRAPNSTNLISDFLLLLCASQQWQVFSAERTEEWQRMAGINTDHLEPLRGEPNPIPNFIHCRSYLDMLKVAVFRYLFWLVLVVVFVTGATRISIFGLGYLLACFYLLLFGTTLLQKDTRAQLVLWDCLILYNVTVIISKNMLSLLSCVFVEQMQSNFCWVIQLFSLVCTVKGYYDPKEMMTRDRDCLLPVEEAGIIWDSICFFFLLLQRRIFLSHYFLHVSADLKATALQASRGFALYNAANLKSINFHRQIEEKSLAQLKRQMKRIRAKQEKYRQSQASRGQFQSTGPQDPSQEPGPDSPGGSSPPRRQWWRPWLDHATVIHSGDYFLFESDSEEEEEALPEDARPAAQSAFQMAYQAWVTNAQTVLRQRRERARQDRAEQLASGGDLNPDVEPVDVPEDEMAGRSHVMQRVLNTMQFLWVLGQATVDGLTRWLCAFTKHHRTMSDVLCAERYLLTQELLRGGEVHRGVLDQLYVSEDENTLSGPMETKDGPSTASSGLGTEEPFSSVTDDTSSPLSTGYNTRSGSEEIVTDAGDLQAGTSLHGSQELLANARTRMRTASELLLDRRLHIPELEEAEQFKAQQGRTLRLLRAMYQCVAAHSELLCYFIIILNHMVTASAASLVLPVLMFLWAMLTIPRPSKRFWMTAIVFTEVMVVTKYLFQFGFFPWNSYIVLRRYENKPYFPPRILGLEKTDSYIKYDLVQLMALFFHRSQLLCYGLWDHEEDRFPKDHRRNSEKDQEAEEEPEAKLESQPEMGTGHPKEPVLAGTPRDHIQGKGSVRSKDEIQDPPEDLKPQHTRHISIRFRRRKETSEPKGTAVMEAEHEEREEGKEAAGRKRPRHTRERLKVRETMKAAGRRLQSFCLSLAQSFYQPLRRFFHDILHTKYRAATDVYALMFLADIVDIIIIIFGFWAFGKHSAATDIASSLSDDQVPQAFLFMLLVQFGTMVIDRALYLRKTVLGKLAFQVVLVVAIHLWMFFILPAVTERMFSQNAVAQLWYFVKCIYFALSAYQIRCGYPTRILGNFLTKKYNHLNLFLFQGFRLVPFLVELRAVMDWVWTDTTLSLSNWMCVEDIYANIFIIKCSRETEKKYPQPKGQKKKKIVKYGMGGLIILFLIAIIWFPLLFMSLIRSVVGVVNQPIDVTVTLKLGGYEPLFTMSAQQPSIVPFTPQAYEELSQQFDPYPLAMQFISQYSPEDIVTAQIEGSSGALWRISPPSRAQMKQELYNGTADITLRFTWNFQRDVAKGGTVEYTNEKHTLELAPNSTARRQLAQLLEGRPDQSVVIPHLFPKYIRAPNGPEANPVKQLQPDEEEDYLGVRIQLRREQVGTGASGEQAGTKASDFLEWWVIELQDCQADCNLLPMVIFSDKVSPPSLGFLAGYGIVGLYVSIVLVVGKFVRGFFSEISHSIMFEELPCVDRILKLCQDIFLVRETRELELEEELYAKLIFLYRSPETMIKWTRERE, encoded by the exons GTCATACAGGTCGCCTGCTCCGTGCACtactctgcctcagcctcctcttccTGGTGGCCCACCTTGCCTTCCAGATATGCCTACACACCGTGCCTCACCTGGACCAGCTTCTGGGTCAAAACT GCAGCCTTTGGGCGAAGGTGTCTCAACACATAGGGGTTACAAG GCTGGACCTGAAGGACATCCTTAACACCACCAGGCTGGTGGCCCCTGACCTGGGAGTACTGGTGTCATCCTCTCTGTGCCTTGGCCTCTGTGGACGCCTCACAAGGAAAGCCCGGCAGAGTCAGCGTACCCAGGAGCTG CAGGATGATGACAATGTAGATGATGCCCCAGCCGTGGGGCTGCAGGGAGCCCCTGCCCTGGCAACCAAACGCAGGCTGTGGCTGGCCTCCCGCTTCCGGGTCACGGCCCACTGGCTGCTGATGACCTCCGGACGGATGCTGATCATTGTGCTGCTGGCACTGGCAG GCATAGCCCACCCTTCAGCTTTCTCCAGCATCTACCTGGTGATGTTCCTGGCCATCTGCACCTGGTGGGCCTGCCACTTTCCTCTCAGCCCCTTGGGCTTTAACACCCTCTGTGTCATGGTGAGCTGCTTCGGTGCCAGCCATCTCATTTGCCTATACTGCTATCAGACACCATTTATCCAAGACATGCTACCGCCTGGCAGCATCTGGGCCAG GCTATTCGGTCTCAAGAACTTCATAGACCTCCCTAACTGCTCCAGCCCCAACACACTGGTACTCAACACTACGCATGCCTGGCCCATCTATGTGAGCCCTGGAATTCTGCTGCTGCTGTATTACACAGCCACCTCTCTCCTGAAGCTCCACAAGAGCCGTCCCTCAGAGCTG AGGAAGGAGACTCCCAGGGAGGATGAGGAGCATGAGCTGGAACTGGACCAGCTGGAGCCAGAGCCCCAGGCTACGGGTGCCACCCAG GGTGAGATGCCCATGACCACGGAACCTGACATTGACAACTGCACCGTGCATGTACTAACCAGCCAGAGCCCCATCCGCCAGCGTCCAC TACGCCCCAGGCTGGCTGAGCTGAAAGAGATGTCACCGCTACATGGCCTGGGCCACCTCATCATGGACCAGAGCTATGTGTGTGCCCTGATTGCCATGATG GTGTGGAGCATTATGTACCACAGCTGGCTGACCTTCGTCCTGCTGCTCTGGGCCTGCCTCATCTGGACCGTGCGTAGCCGCCACCAGCTGGCTATGCTCTGTTCACCCTGCATCCTGTTGTACGGACTGACGCTCTGCTGCCTGCGTTACGTGTGGGCCATGGAGCTCCCCGAGCTGCCCACCACCCTGGGCCCTGTCAGTCTGCACCAGTTGGGATTAGAACACACACGCTACCCCTGCCTGGACCTCGGTGCCATG CTGCTCTATCTGCTCACATTCTGGCTCCTCCTGCGTCAGTTTGTGAAGGAGAAGCtgctgaagaagaagaagttgcCTGCAGCGCTGCTGGAAGTCACCGTGGCAGACACAG AGCCCACACAGACCCAGACGCTACTGCGGAGCCTCGGGGAACTGGTCACAGGCATCTACGTCAAGTACTGGATCTACGTGTGCGCCGGCATGTTCATCGTGGTCAGCTTTGCTGGCCGCCTGGTTGTCTACAAAATTGTGTACATGTTCCTTTTCCTGTTGTGCCTCACGTTGTTCCAG GTCTACTACACCCTGTGGAGGAAGCTGCTCCGCGTCTTCTGGTGGCTCGTGGTGGCCTATACGATGCTCGTGCTCATCGCAGTGTACACCTTCCAGTTCCAGGACTTCCCCACCTACTGGCGCAACCTCACGGGCTTCACGGATGAGCA GTTGGGCGACCTGGGCCTAGAGCAGTTCAGCGTGTCAGAGCTCTTTTCCAGCATCCTCATCCCTGGCTTCTTCCTGCTGGCCTGCATCCTGCAACTACACTACTTCCACAGACCGTTCATGCAGCTCACCGACCTGGAGCACGTGCCGCCACCAGGCACCCGCCGCCTTCGATGGGCTCACAG GCAGGATGCTGTGAGCGAGGCCCCTCTGCTTCAGcatcaggaggaagaagaagtctTCAGGGATGATGGGCAGAGCATGGATGGGCCCCACCAGGCCACACAGGTCCCCGAGG GTACAGCCAGCAAGTGGGGCCTGGTGGCTGACCGGCTGCTGGACCTGGCAGCCAGCTTCTCCGCTGTCCTCACCCGAATCCAGGTGTTCGTGCGGCGCTTGCTAGAACTTCACATCTTCAAGCTGGTGGCACTCTACACTGTCTGGGTGGCCCTGAAAGAA GTGTCTGTGATGAACCTGCTACTGGTGGTGTTGTGGGCCTTCGCCCTGCCCTATCCGCGCTTCCGGCCCATGGCCTCCTGCCTGTCCACTGTGTGGACCTGTATCATCATTGTATGCAAGATGCTCTATCAGCTCAAGATTGTCAACCCACATGAGTACTCCAGCAACTGCACTGAG CCTTTCCCCAACAATACCAACTTGCAGCCCTTGGAGATCAACCAGTCTTTGCTGTACCGTGGCCCTGTTGACCCTGCCAACTGGTTTGGGGTGCGGAAGGGTTATCCCAATTTGGGCTATATCCAG AACCACCTGCAGATCCTTCTGCTGCTGGTGTTTGAGGCCGTGGTGTACCGGCGCCAAGAGCACTACCGCCGGCAGCATCAGCGGGCCCCTCTGCCTGCCCAGGCTGTGTGTGTAGACGGCACCCGCCAAAGGCTGGACCAAGACCTGCTTAGCTGCCTCAAGTATTTCATCAACTTCTTCTTCTACAAATTCGGGCTGGAG ATCTGCTTCTTGATGGCCGTGAATGTGATCGGGCAGCGCATGAACTTCATGGTGATCTTACACGGCTGCTGGTTGGTGGCCATCCTTACACGCCGGCGCCGTGAAGCCATTGCCCGTCTCTGGCCCAATTACTGTCTGTTCCTCACACTGTTCCTGCTGTACCAGTACCTGCTGTGCCTGGGCATGCCTCCCGCACTGTGCATTG ACTATCCATGGCGCTGGAGCAAGGCCATCCCCATGAATTCTGCTCTCATCAAGTGGCTGTACCTGCCTGACTTCTTCAGAGCCCCCAACTCCACCAACCTTATCA GTGACTTCCTCCTGCTGCTTTGTGCCTCCCAGCAGTGGCAGGTGTTCTCTGCCGAGCGAACGGAGGAGTGGCAACGCATGGCCGGCATTAACACTGACCACCTGGAGCCCCTGCGTGGGGAACCCAACCCTATACCTAACTTCATCCACTGCAG GTCCTATCTGGATATGCTGAAGGTGGCCGTCTTCCGTTACCTGTTCTGGCTGGTGCTTGTGGTGGTGTTTGTCACGGGGGCCACCCGCATCAGCATCTTCGGGCTGGGGTACCTGCTGGCCTGCTTCTACCTGCTGCTCTTCGGCACCACCCTGCTGCAGAAGGACACGCGAGCCCAACTTGTGCTGTGGGACTGCCTCATCCTCTATAACGTCACCGTAATCATCTCCAAGAATATGCTGTCG CTCCTGTCCTGTGTCTTTGTGGAGCAAATGCAGAGCAACTTCTGCTGGGTCATCCAGCTCTTCAGTCTTGTATGCACAGTCAAAGGCTACTATGATC CCAAAGAGATGATGACCAGGGACCGGgactgcctgctgcctgtggaggaGGCCGGGATCATCTGGGACAGtatctgcttcttcttcctactCTTGCAACGACGTATCTTTCTCAGCCACTACTTCCTGCATGTCAGCGCTGACCTGAAGGCCACGGCCCTGCAGGCTTCCAG GGGCTTTGCCCTCTACAATGCAGCCAACCTGAAGAGCATCAACTTCCACCGCCAGATTGAGGAGAAGTCCCTGGCCCAGCTGAAAAGACA GATGAAGCGCATCCGTGCCAAACAGGAGAAGTACAGGCAGAGCCAGGCAAGCCGTGGCCAATTCCAGTCCACAGGCCCTCAGGATCCCAGCCAGGAACCAG GGCCTGACAGCCCAGGGGGCTCCTCTCCGCCACGGAGACAGTGGTGGCGCCCCTGGCTGGACCACGCCACAG TCATCCACTCTGGAGACTACTTCCTCTTTGAGTCAGATAgcgaggaagaagaggaggcccTACCTGAGGACGCCAGGCCTGCAGCTCAGAGTGCCTTCCAG ATGGCATACCAGGCATGGGTAACCAACGCCCAGACAGTGCTGAGGCAGCGTCGGGAACGGGCACGGCAGGACCGGGCCGAGCAGCTGGCTTCTG GAGGTGACTTGAACCCAGATGTGGAGCCAGTAGACGTCCCAGAGGATGAGATGGCAG GTCGAAGCCACGTGATGCAGCGGGTGCTGAACACCATGCAGTTCCTGTGGGTGCTAGGCCAGGCCACAGTAGATGGGCTGACACGCTGGCTGTGTGCATTCACGAAGCACCACCGCACCATGAGCGATGTGCTGTGTGCAGAGCGCTACCTGCTCACCCAGGAGCTTCTTCGG GGTGGAGAGGTGCACCGGGGGGTGTTAGACCAGCTTTATGTGAGTGAGGATGAGAACACACTGTCAGGTCCCATGGAGACCAAGGATGGACCCAGCACAGCCTCAAG tgggctgggaacTGAAGAGCCTTTTAGTAGCGTGACAGATGACACCAGCAGCCCCCTGAGCACAGGCTATAACACCCGCAGTGGCAGTGAGGAGATTGTCACCGATGCTGGGGACCTCCAGGCTGGGACCTCCCTGCATGGCTCCCAAGAGCTTTTAGCCAATGCTCGTACCAGGATGCGCACAGCCAGTGAGCTGCTGCTGGACAG GCGCCTGCATATCCCTGAGCTGGAGGAGGCCGAGCAGTTTAAAGCACAGCAGGGCCGGACGCTGCGGCTGCTCAGAGCCATGTACCAGTGTGTGGCGGCGCACTCGGAGCTGCTCTGTTACTTCATCATCATCCTTAACCACATGGTGACAGCCTCAGCTGCTTCCCTGGTGCTGCCTGTGCTCATGTTCCTGTGGGCCATGCTGACCATCCCGAGGCCTAGCAAGCGCTTCTGGATGACAGCTATTGTCTTCACCGAG GTCATGGTGGTCACCAAATACCTGTTCCAGTTCGGCTTCTTCCCCTGGAACAGCTACATTGTGCTGCGGCGCTATGAGAATAAGCCCTACTTCCCTCCGCGCATCCTGGGCCTTGAGAAAACGGACAGCTATATCAAGTATGACCTGGTGCAGCTCATGGCCCTCTTCTTCCACCGCTCGCAGCTACTG TGTTATGGCCTCTGGGACCATGAGGAGGATCGTTTCCCCAAGGACCATCGCAGGAATAGCGAGAAGGACCAGGAGGCCGAGGAAGAGCCAGAAGCTAAGCTAGAATCGCAGCCTGAGATGGGCACTGGGCATCCCAAGGAGCCGGTGTTGGCTGGTACTCCCAGGGACCACATCCAAGGAAAAGGAAGTGTTAGATCCAAGGATGAGATCCAAGATCCCCCAGAGGACCTTAAGCCCCAACACACGAGGCACATCAGCATACgcttcaggaggaggaaggagacttCAGAGCCCAAAGGAACAGCAGTCATGG AGGCTGAGCacgaggagagagaggaaggaaaagaagctgCAGGGAGAAAGAGGCCACGTCACACTAGAGAAAGGTTGAAGGTTCGGGAGACAATGAAGGCAGCTGGGCGCCGTCTGCAGAGCTTCTGTCTATCACT GGCCCAGAGCTTTTACCAACCCTTGCGGCGTTTCTTCCATGACATTCTGCACACCAAGTACCGGGCGGCCACCGATGTCTATGCCCTCATGTTCCTGGCCGACATTGtcgacatcatcatcatcatcttcggTTTTTGGGCTTTTGGG AAACACTCTGCAGCCACGGACATCGCATCCTCACTGTCAGATGACCAGGTGCCACAGGCCTTCCTGTTCATGCTGCTGGTCCAGTTCGGCACCATGGTCATCGACCGTGCCCTCTACCTGCGTAAGACTGTACTGGGCAAGCTGGCCTTTCAGGTGGTCCTGGTGGTAGCCATTCACCTCTGGATGTTCTTCATCTTACCAGCTGTCACTGAGAG GATGTTCAGCCAGAATGCGGTGGCACAGCTGTGGTACTTCGTGAAGTGCATTTACTTTGCCCTGTCCGCCTACCAGATCCGCTGTGGCTACCCCACCCGTATCTTGGGCAACTTCCTCACCAAGAAGTACAACCATCTAAACCTCTTCCTTTTCCAGGG GTTCCGTCTAGTGCCATTCCTGGTGGAGCTGCGGGCTGTCATGGACTGGGTATGGACCGACACCACGCTGTCCCTGTCCAACTGGATGTGTGTGGAGGACATCTATGCCAACATCTTTATCATCAAGTGCAGCCGAGAGACAGAGAAG AAATACCCCCAGCCCAagggacagaagaagaagaaaatcgtCAAGTACGGTATGGGAGGTCTCATCATCCTCTTCCTCATCGCCATCATTTGGTTCCCTCTGCTCTTCATGTCACTGATCCGCTCTGTGGTCGGTGTCGTCAACCAGCCCATTGATGTCACTGTCACCCTCAAGTTAGGCGGCTACGAG CCACTGTTCACCATGAGCGCCCAGCAGCCGTCCATAGTGCCGTTCACACCCCAGGCCTATGAGGAGCTGTCCCAGCAGTTTGACCCCTACCCA CTAGCCATGCAGTTTATTAGCCAGTACAGTCCTGAGGACATCGTCACCGCACAGATCGAGGGCAGCTCGGGGGCACTGTGGCGCATCAGCCCACCCAGCCGGGCCCAGATGAAGCAGGAGCTCTATAACGGCACAGCCGACATCACACTTCGCTTCACCTGGAATTTCCAAAG GGACGTGGCCAAGGGTGGCACTGTGGAGTATACCAACGAGAAGCACACCTTGGAGCTGGCCCCCAACAGTACAGCACGAAGACAGCTGGCCCAACTGCTCGAGGGCAGACCTGACCAGTCAGT GGTCATTCCCCACCTCTTCCCCAAGTACATTCGTGCTCCCAATGGGCCTGAAGCCAACCCTGTGAAGCAGCTGCAGCCAG ATGAGGAAGAGGACTACCTTGGTGTGCGCATCCAGCTGCGGAGGGAGCAAGTAGGCACCGGGGCCTCTGGGGAGCAAGCCGGCACAAAGGCCTCCGACTTCCTCGAGTGGTGGGTGATCGAGCTGCAGGACTGCCAGGCAGACTGCAACCTGCTGCCCATGGTCATCTTCAGTGACAAGGTCAGCCCACCTAGCCTGGGCTTCCTGGCTGGCTACGG GATTGTGGGGCTGTACGTGTCCATCGTGCTGGTGGTCGGCAAGTTTGTAAGGGGCTTCTTCAGTGAGATCTCACACTCCATCATGTTCGAGGAGCTGCCGTGTGTGGACCGCATCCTCAAGCTGTGCCAGGACATCTTCTTGGTGCGGGAGACCcgggagctggagctggaggaggagctgtaTGCCAAGCTCATATTCCTATACCGATCGCCAGAGACCATGATCAAGTGGACACGCGAGAGGGAGTAG